Proteins encoded in a region of the Streptomyces sp. NBC_00310 genome:
- a CDS encoding DUF6281 family protein: MIGSRVRTVLAALALTPFAAGCTAVSMDGGGEGSASCAFVVEYEGRQYNGMDSGAFEVGAKVGTALSPPCQDTGGDGWDDTRTEEPTRYEVYEIEGVDVADAFSVHPDFEESPFMMVRDGGDLPEEVMEIAARRETPPEDSR, translated from the coding sequence ATGATCGGTTCCCGTGTGCGGACCGTCCTGGCCGCTCTCGCGCTGACCCCGTTCGCCGCCGGCTGTACGGCGGTGTCGATGGACGGCGGCGGGGAGGGCTCTGCCTCATGCGCGTTCGTGGTGGAGTACGAGGGCCGCCAGTACAACGGCATGGACAGCGGCGCGTTCGAGGTCGGCGCCAAGGTGGGGACGGCGCTCTCGCCGCCCTGCCAGGACACCGGCGGGGACGGCTGGGACGACACCCGCACCGAGGAGCCGACCCGGTACGAGGTCTACGAGATCGAGGGCGTCGATGTCGCGGACGCCTTCTCGGTCCACCCCGACTTCGAGGAGTCGCCGTTCATGATGGTGCGCGACGGGGGCGACCTGCCCGAGGAGGTCATGGAGATCGCCGCGAGACGCGAGACACCCCCGGAGGACTCGCGATGA
- a CDS encoding FG-GAP and VCBS repeat-containing protein — protein sequence MHKHLRLALATASAAALTGGLLTFSAATATAADSVHHPVADFNNDGYGDVAYAAGNATVGGKAGAGQIVALYGSASGVTSTKRTTISQNTTGVPGSAETGDGFGWVSAYGDFNGDGYDDLAVSALLEDVSGDADGGTVVIVWGSASGLSGATTINDPAPSSHDRWGKTLAAGDFDGDGKEDLAVGATSSTIHVFKGGITKSGTTGGRYTVKPPIISGDGTGPFNLTAGDVNGDTRTDLIVDGFETDSEYGWNANYYVPGTASGLSAASAQKLKPGIITGIGDVNGDGYGDIVTGEEWDPSKDGSEPSVPESATGGKVHLIKGSASGPAGATSLTQNTGNVPGASERGDFFGNELSLGDINGDGFQDLVVAAAGENLGGVVNTGAVTVLYGSAAGLNTSSGTQYFAQSTAGVPGSDETDDFFGSEVKLTDVTGDGKADLTVGAYGENDFNGSVVYLPSDGTKITTAGSRSIAPSAVGVSTSGQPVLGGNAAN from the coding sequence ATGCACAAGCATCTGCGACTCGCCCTCGCGACGGCCTCCGCGGCCGCGCTGACCGGCGGTCTGCTCACCTTCTCGGCCGCGACGGCGACGGCGGCCGACTCGGTCCACCACCCCGTGGCGGACTTCAACAACGACGGGTACGGCGACGTCGCGTACGCGGCCGGCAACGCCACCGTCGGCGGCAAGGCCGGCGCCGGCCAGATCGTCGCCCTGTACGGCTCGGCCAGCGGTGTGACCTCGACGAAGCGCACCACGATCAGCCAGAACACCACCGGTGTCCCCGGCAGCGCCGAGACCGGCGACGGCTTCGGCTGGGTCAGCGCGTACGGCGACTTCAACGGCGACGGCTACGACGACCTCGCCGTCTCCGCGCTCCTGGAGGACGTCTCCGGCGACGCGGACGGCGGCACGGTCGTGATCGTGTGGGGTTCGGCGAGCGGCCTGTCCGGCGCCACGACGATCAACGACCCGGCGCCCTCCTCCCACGACAGGTGGGGCAAGACCCTGGCCGCCGGTGACTTCGACGGCGACGGCAAGGAGGACCTCGCGGTCGGTGCCACGTCGAGCACGATCCACGTCTTCAAGGGCGGCATCACCAAGTCCGGCACGACGGGCGGCCGCTACACCGTCAAGCCTCCCATCATTTCCGGCGACGGCACGGGCCCGTTCAACCTCACCGCGGGCGACGTGAACGGCGACACGCGGACCGACCTGATCGTCGACGGTTTCGAGACGGACAGCGAGTACGGCTGGAACGCCAACTACTACGTGCCGGGCACGGCCTCCGGCCTGAGCGCCGCGTCCGCGCAGAAGCTGAAGCCCGGCATCATCACCGGCATCGGCGACGTCAACGGCGACGGCTACGGCGACATCGTGACCGGCGAGGAGTGGGACCCGTCCAAGGACGGCAGCGAGCCGTCCGTGCCCGAGTCCGCCACCGGCGGCAAGGTCCACCTCATCAAGGGCTCCGCCTCCGGCCCGGCCGGGGCCACCTCCCTCACCCAGAACACCGGCAACGTCCCGGGCGCCTCCGAGCGCGGCGACTTCTTCGGCAACGAGTTGTCGCTCGGTGACATCAACGGCGACGGTTTCCAGGACCTGGTGGTGGCAGCGGCCGGCGAGAACCTCGGCGGCGTCGTCAACACGGGCGCGGTGACGGTCCTCTACGGCTCGGCCGCCGGCCTCAACACCTCCTCCGGCACCCAGTACTTCGCCCAGTCCACGGCCGGTGTCCCCGGCTCCGACGAGACGGACGACTTCTTCGGCTCCGAGGTAAAGCTCACCGACGTCACCGGCGACGGCAAGGCGGACCTCACGGTCGGCGCGTACGGCGAGAACGACTTCAACGGCTCCGTGGTCTACCTGCCCTCCGACGGCACGAAGATCACCACGGCCGGCTCGCGCTCCATCGCCCCGTCCGCGGTCGGTGTCTCCACCTCCGGCCAGCCGGTCCTCGGCGGGAACGCGGCCAACTGA
- a CDS encoding FG-GAP-like repeat-containing protein: MRTRSFLLAAGLLASGLTPLALATPAGAAVAKYADDFNGDGYRDLAVGAPGTDVGSASSAGAVVVLYGSKSGVSAANRSVITQNTSGVAGSAEDQDSFGASLASADFNKDGYADLAVGATGEGLGGRSYVGQVTILWGGKKGLSGGTALPQPAKIAAERGYGQGLAAADFNGDGSPDLTVTGQAQTRLYNGPFKKSTGDAASASYVGTVGSTLDVGAGDINGDKAAERVYTYATTSDPGGQVRYHTYTGTKTSVVDMPQAEGDGRVVVGDINGDGYGDLVLANPEDPANQGGAGHLGGQLEIWYGGKGGPDLTQTPTVVSQDTAGVPGTGEEGDYFGGALSIGDINGDTYADLAVGAQNEGWNGKRYAGTVTVLYGSAAGLTTKGAKAYSQDTAGVPGTAETQDGFGGAVRLIDLDKNGKAELVTAAPGEDAKGALFVLGGTASGLTTKGAKSISAANAGLKETAYSFGAQLAQ, from the coding sequence TTGCGCACTCGCTCCTTCCTCCTGGCCGCAGGCCTTCTCGCCTCCGGTCTGACGCCGCTCGCCCTGGCCACACCCGCCGGCGCGGCGGTCGCCAAGTACGCGGACGACTTCAACGGCGACGGCTACCGCGACCTCGCGGTCGGCGCGCCGGGCACCGATGTCGGCAGCGCGTCGTCGGCCGGCGCGGTGGTCGTGCTCTACGGCTCGAAGTCCGGCGTCTCGGCCGCCAACCGGAGCGTGATCACGCAGAACACGAGCGGGGTCGCCGGTTCGGCCGAGGACCAGGACTCCTTCGGCGCCAGCCTCGCCTCCGCCGACTTCAACAAGGACGGCTACGCGGACCTTGCCGTCGGCGCGACCGGCGAGGGCCTCGGCGGCCGGTCGTACGTCGGCCAGGTCACCATCCTGTGGGGCGGCAAGAAGGGCCTGTCCGGCGGCACCGCCCTCCCGCAGCCGGCCAAGATCGCCGCGGAGCGCGGCTACGGCCAGGGCCTCGCGGCAGCCGACTTCAACGGCGACGGTTCGCCCGACCTGACGGTCACCGGCCAGGCCCAGACCCGCCTCTACAACGGCCCGTTCAAGAAGAGCACCGGCGACGCGGCGAGCGCGAGCTACGTCGGCACCGTCGGCTCCACGCTCGACGTCGGCGCGGGCGACATCAACGGGGACAAGGCCGCCGAGCGCGTCTACACGTACGCGACGACCTCCGACCCCGGCGGCCAGGTCAGGTACCACACGTACACCGGCACGAAGACCTCCGTCGTCGACATGCCGCAGGCCGAGGGCGACGGGCGCGTCGTCGTGGGCGACATCAACGGCGACGGCTACGGCGACCTCGTCCTCGCCAACCCCGAGGACCCGGCCAACCAGGGCGGCGCCGGTCACCTGGGTGGCCAGCTGGAGATCTGGTACGGCGGCAAGGGCGGCCCCGACCTCACCCAGACCCCGACGGTCGTCAGCCAGGACACCGCCGGCGTCCCCGGCACGGGCGAGGAGGGCGACTACTTCGGCGGCGCGCTCTCCATCGGCGACATCAACGGCGACACGTACGCCGACCTCGCGGTCGGCGCGCAGAACGAGGGCTGGAACGGCAAGCGGTACGCCGGCACGGTCACCGTCCTGTACGGCTCGGCCGCCGGCCTCACCACCAAGGGTGCCAAGGCCTACAGCCAGGACACCGCGGGCGTCCCCGGCACCGCCGAGACCCAGGACGGCTTCGGCGGCGCCGTACGCCTGATCGACCTCGACAAGAACGGCAAGGCCGAACTGGTCACCGCCGCCCCCGGCGAGGACGCCAAGGGCGCGCTCTTCGTCCTGGGCGGCACGGCCTCCGGCCTGACCACGAAGGGCGCGAAGAGCATCTCGGCGGCGAACGCCGGGCTCAAGGAGACGGCGTACAGCTTCGGCGCGCAGCTCGCCCAGTAG